A DNA window from Vagococcus penaei contains the following coding sequences:
- a CDS encoding AI-2E family transporter, whose amino-acid sequence MIELWNRVKANDSIRRTLVLLIVCLVMYVFRGILSLVLLTFILTYLLIRLVATIHRLTKLPEKIVTIIVYAVMVIFMYFAVTVYVPKLFTQTIQMIEEVFSFYQRMNTDNIFVEWVSNNISIVEVKQQLTAGARVLFNTLSNIGSMGLTLVMSLILSFFFIIEKEWVTAFGQSFFNSKIACFSRDVAYLGKKFVNTFGVVIEAQFVIACINTVLTTIGLYFMNFPSSQLLSLALMIFIFSLIPVAGVVISCVPLSLIAYTNGGIQDVIYVLIMIALIHALESYLLNPKLMSSRTDLPVFFVFIVLMFSEKFFGVWGLVIGIPVFVFLLDLLEVHSTKPKQLKIKKVISEKNKPE is encoded by the coding sequence ATGATTGAATTATGGAATAGAGTAAAGGCAAATGATTCTATTAGGCGGACACTAGTTTTGCTAATTGTTTGTTTGGTCATGTATGTCTTTCGAGGGATACTGAGTTTGGTTTTATTAACATTTATTTTGACGTATTTATTAATTCGTTTAGTAGCGACAATTCATCGACTAACTAAACTACCCGAAAAAATAGTGACAATAATTGTCTATGCTGTTATGGTGATTTTTATGTACTTTGCTGTAACAGTTTATGTGCCGAAGTTATTTACACAAACTATTCAGATGATTGAGGAAGTTTTTTCATTTTATCAACGAATGAATACCGACAATATTTTTGTTGAGTGGGTTTCAAATAACATTAGCATTGTCGAAGTAAAACAGCAGTTAACTGCTGGGGCAAGAGTTTTATTTAATACGTTATCAAATATCGGATCAATGGGATTAACACTTGTCATGTCACTCATTTTAAGTTTTTTCTTTATTATTGAAAAAGAATGGGTAACAGCGTTTGGTCAATCGTTTTTTAACAGTAAAATTGCGTGTTTTAGTCGTGACGTTGCTTACTTAGGTAAAAAATTTGTTAATACTTTTGGAGTGGTAATCGAAGCACAGTTTGTCATAGCTTGTATTAATACAGTGTTAACCACAATAGGATTGTATTTTATGAATTTTCCAAGTAGTCAGCTATTAAGTTTAGCATTGATGATTTTTATTTTTAGTTTGATACCAGTAGCAGGCGTAGTTATTTCTTGTGTTCCTCTAAGTTTGATTGCTTATACAAATGGTGGAATTCAAGATGTCATTTACGTATTAATTATGATTGCGTTAATTCATGCTTTAGAATCATATTTACTTAATCCGAAGTTGATGAGTAGTCGCACGGATTTACCAGTTTTCTTTGTTTTTATTGTATTAATGTTTTCTGAGAAATTTTTTGGTGTCTGGGGTTTGGTTATAGGGATACCAGTCTTTGTCTTTTTACTTGATTTGTTAGAAGTTCATTCGACTAAACCAAAACAATTAAAAATAAAAAAAGTGATATCTGAAAAAAATAAGCCTGAGTGA
- a CDS encoding polyprenyl synthetase family protein: protein MAIHPLWELYPDIQKDLLETKKVMEKSVKIRNKAITEALHLFFEAGGKLLRPAYFLLFAQIGKIESPKKMHRMAASLEILHVATLIHDDIIDDSPMRRSLPSIQATFGQDIAVYTGDFLFTVYFHLLATSTKSFHTIEMNAYSMRRVLVGELDQMNLRYNTQITMKQYFQHIKGKTAQLFEFACFEGAYFGGLSKRQQLLAKRIGYNIGMAFQIIDDILDYQATEESFQKPVFEDLKNGYYTLPLILAMEGHHDEFAPLLNKKDALTDDDLRYAQSLILEYGGISRAEDIAKMFTTRALSGIEKLPDSPQQKTLYQITETLLSRRN, encoded by the coding sequence ATGGCAATTCATCCATTATGGGAACTGTATCCAGATATTCAAAAAGATTTGTTAGAAACTAAAAAAGTTATGGAGAAATCCGTAAAAATAAGAAATAAAGCCATCACTGAGGCCCTTCATCTTTTTTTTGAAGCCGGTGGAAAATTATTGCGTCCAGCCTATTTTCTACTTTTTGCTCAAATTGGCAAAATTGAATCACCAAAAAAAATGCATCGTATGGCGGCATCCTTAGAAATATTACATGTGGCAACATTAATTCATGATGATATTATTGATGATTCGCCCATGCGGCGGTCATTGCCGTCTATTCAGGCCACATTTGGACAAGATATTGCAGTTTATACAGGTGATTTTTTATTTACCGTCTATTTTCATTTGTTGGCAACATCGACTAAGAGTTTTCATACAATTGAAATGAATGCTTATAGTATGAGGCGTGTTCTCGTTGGTGAATTAGACCAAATGAACTTACGCTACAATACGCAAATTACGATGAAGCAATATTTTCAGCATATTAAAGGGAAGACAGCACAACTATTTGAATTTGCCTGTTTTGAAGGAGCTTATTTTGGTGGTTTATCAAAACGTCAACAGCTTCTTGCTAAGCGTATTGGTTACAATATTGGGATGGCTTTTCAAATCATAGATGATATTTTAGATTATCAAGCAACGGAAGAAAGTTTTCAAAAGCCTGTCTTTGAAGATTTGAAAAATGGTTACTATACATTACCCCTTATTTTAGCAATGGAAGGGCATCATGATGAGTTTGCCCCTTTGTTAAATAAAAAAGATGCGTTGACAGATGACGACTTACGTTATGCACAATCTCTGATTTTAGAGTATGGTGGAATATCTCGTGCGGAAGATATCGCTAAAATGTTTACAACGAGAGCATTATCAGGTATTGAAAAATTACCGGATTCACCACAACAGAAAACTTTGTATCAAATAACCGAAACTTTATTAAGTCGCAGAAACTAA
- a CDS encoding prenyltransferase, whose amino-acid sequence MNFKVFAELVELKAKTASIFPFLLGLLYSWYHYQHVSLINMVLFFISMILFNMAVDIMDNYMDYHNATDVHDYKHATNIIGREQLSLTLVKQLMWSFIIISALIGIFLASQTSWVILWLGMFSYAMGIFYSAGPIPLSSLPVGEITSGLTMGIIIPIICVYLNLYDIVPFNGLFVVNIAILALPAACAISNLMLANNTCDLEEDRLNNRHTLVHYIGRQRAVKLFKGLVITSFFFATLGVILQITPWSVLLIWVIFPKIWKNTTRYAQKQIKTKTFPLAIQNLALIVFAQTVLFAIGVLLHLS is encoded by the coding sequence ATGAATTTTAAAGTCTTTGCTGAATTAGTTGAATTAAAAGCTAAAACAGCTAGTATTTTCCCATTTTTATTAGGTTTACTTTATTCTTGGTATCATTATCAACACGTGTCACTAATTAATATGGTGCTTTTTTTTATTTCAATGATTTTATTTAACATGGCAGTCGATATTATGGATAATTATATGGACTACCATAACGCAACCGATGTTCATGATTATAAACATGCAACCAATATCATTGGTCGGGAGCAATTGTCACTAACACTCGTTAAACAACTTATGTGGAGCTTTATAATCATTTCCGCGCTCATCGGCATTTTTCTAGCCTCACAAACAAGTTGGGTTATTCTTTGGTTAGGAATGTTTAGTTATGCAATGGGTATTTTTTATTCTGCTGGTCCTATCCCTTTATCTAGCTTACCTGTTGGGGAAATAACGTCAGGGTTAACTATGGGGATTATCATCCCAATCATTTGTGTTTACTTAAATCTTTATGATATTGTCCCATTTAATGGTCTATTCGTGGTAAATATTGCCATTTTAGCTTTACCAGCAGCGTGTGCTATCTCAAATTTAATGTTGGCAAATAATACGTGCGACTTAGAAGAAGATCGGTTAAATAATCGTCACACCCTTGTCCATTACATTGGACGTCAACGGGCGGTAAAATTATTTAAAGGACTCGTCATTACTTCTTTCTTCTTTGCGACTTTAGGTGTCATTTTACAAATTACGCCGTGGTCTGTTTTACTTATTTGGGTGATTTTCCCGAAAATTTGGAAAAATACTACTCGGTATGCACAGAAACAAATCAAAACGAAAACTTTTCCTCTAGCAATTCAAAATTTAGCACTCATCGTCTTCGCTCAAACGGTTTTGTTTGCCATAGGTGTATTACTTCATCTCAGTTAA
- a CDS encoding NusG domain II-containing protein, whose amino-acid sequence MNLWHELKKQWRFMDGVVIVSLIILSFVPYVVFALNHQPVNDSKGTIAIVSIDGKEVDRFELTEKTPHQEVTYHPAKGKYNIIEVDGTKIRVKEDNSPDQIAVRTSWIERPGQMSICLPHKLSIEIKSLTPSEEDDDMIITY is encoded by the coding sequence ATGAATCTTTGGCATGAGCTAAAAAAGCAGTGGCGGTTTATGGATGGCGTAGTGATTGTGAGTTTAATCATTTTATCATTTGTGCCGTACGTTGTATTTGCCCTAAATCATCAACCAGTTAATGATAGCAAAGGGACAATTGCCATTGTATCGATTGACGGAAAAGAAGTTGACCGTTTTGAGTTAACTGAAAAGACACCACATCAAGAAGTTACCTATCACCCTGCTAAGGGAAAGTATAATATTATCGAGGTAGACGGAACAAAAATTAGAGTGAAAGAAGATAATAGTCCCGATCAAATTGCTGTTCGAACGAGTTGGATTGAACGACCAGGGCAAATGAGTATTTGTTTGCCACACAAGCTATCAATTGAAATTAAGTCATTAACGCCTTCAGAAGAAGACGACGATATGATTATTACGTATTAA
- a CDS encoding rhodanese-related sulfurtransferase: MVSKYQVLLYYIYVPMEDPEAFAKEHLAFCQSLNLKGRILVANEGINGTLSGLTEDTQAYMDAMHADDRFKDIFFKIDPADHQAFKKMFVRPRPELVSLKLEDDINPLELTGDYLSPKEFKEAILDDDTIVIDARNDYEYDLGHFRGAVRPDIRNFRELPQWIRDNKEKFMDKRVVTYCTGGIRCEKFSGWLVREGFKDVGQLHGGIATYGHDPEVKGELWDGTMYVFDERISVPINQVDPVIVGKDWFDGTPCERYVNCGNPECNRQILCSEENETRYVRGCSHDCRVHPRNRYIPENDLAIDEWQERIEALGEDFPIDILMQHS; the protein is encoded by the coding sequence ATTGTGTCAAAATACCAAGTCTTATTATATTATATTTATGTTCCAATGGAAGACCCAGAAGCATTCGCTAAAGAACACTTAGCATTTTGTCAGTCATTAAATCTAAAGGGTCGTATTTTAGTAGCAAATGAGGGTATCAACGGGACTTTATCAGGTCTAACAGAAGACACGCAAGCATATATGGATGCCATGCATGCCGATGACCGTTTTAAAGATATTTTCTTTAAAATTGATCCAGCTGATCATCAAGCGTTCAAAAAGATGTTTGTCCGACCACGCCCTGAATTAGTTTCATTAAAATTAGAAGATGATATTAACCCCCTTGAATTGACTGGTGACTATCTCTCACCAAAAGAATTTAAAGAAGCTATCTTAGATGATGATACAATTGTCATCGATGCTCGAAATGACTATGAATACGATTTAGGTCACTTTAGAGGGGCTGTCCGTCCTGATATTCGCAACTTTAGAGAATTACCTCAATGGATTCGGGATAACAAAGAAAAATTCATGGATAAACGTGTCGTTACTTATTGTACTGGTGGTATCCGTTGTGAAAAATTCTCAGGTTGGTTAGTGCGTGAAGGATTTAAAGACGTTGGCCAACTTCATGGTGGGATTGCGACTTATGGCCATGACCCTGAAGTAAAAGGTGAACTATGGGATGGTACGATGTATGTCTTTGATGAGCGTATCAGTGTCCCAATTAATCAAGTTGACCCAGTCATCGTTGGAAAAGATTGGTTTGATGGTACGCCTTGTGAACGTTATGTCAACTGTGGAAATCCTGAATGTAATCGTCAAATACTCTGTTCAGAAGAAAATGAAACACGCTATGTTCGCGGTTGTTCACATGACTGTCGAGTGCATCCTCGTAATCGCTACATTCCAGAAAATGATTTAGCGATTGATGAGTGGCAAGAACGGATTGAAGCATTAGGTGAGGATTTTCCTATTGATATTCTTATGCAACATTCGTAA
- a CDS encoding cation:proton antiporter, giving the protein MVSQFLLSIVLILVGTKLASHLCHRINVPSVIGELLVGIILGPGLLGLIQPSEFISLFSEIGVILLMFLAGLESDLDKLKKYLTPSVVVALFGIAFPMIFLSGLGYLYNMSLIQALFLGVVFSATSVSISVQVLKEYKRLDTSEGSIILGAAVVDDIAVVLIISIFTALLDVGAGEKISGLGFVWSLIAPKLLFFGVLFLTAKYLLNPLLAFAKKIIALEAEAAMALILCFTFAVFAEETGLSAVIGSFFIGLLLSRTSSKKAIEHPMSIIGYAFFIPVFFVSIGLNIDLSSFADYTLMIILMTLLATATKLIGGFLGSYVFKLSTHQSLVVGAGMVSRGEMALIIINMGHGLHLVNQGQYSAIIVAIILTTLVSPFLIKYAIDRETIAQKKNPVKDSFLFLFLFNCDRYLTPSPLIALFNSWKMNINNITFNRSTSIGSNS; this is encoded by the coding sequence ATGGTTAGTCAATTTTTACTGTCGATTGTGTTAATTTTAGTTGGTACAAAACTAGCTAGTCACCTATGTCATAGAATAAATGTACCCTCGGTAATCGGTGAATTACTAGTAGGGATTATTCTTGGACCTGGACTACTAGGACTTATTCAACCAAGTGAATTTATTTCTTTGTTTTCTGAAATCGGTGTAATTCTTTTAATGTTTTTAGCTGGTCTTGAAAGTGATCTTGATAAGCTTAAAAAATATCTGACGCCTTCAGTTGTCGTAGCACTCTTTGGAATTGCTTTTCCGATGATTTTCTTGAGTGGATTAGGCTACTTATACAATATGTCACTCATTCAGGCACTCTTTCTAGGCGTTGTCTTCTCAGCTACCTCGGTTAGTATTTCAGTTCAAGTATTAAAAGAATACAAACGTTTGGATACCTCAGAAGGTTCAATTATTCTTGGAGCTGCTGTGGTTGACGATATCGCTGTGGTATTAATTATTAGTATTTTCACCGCTCTATTAGATGTTGGGGCTGGAGAAAAAATTAGCGGGCTTGGCTTTGTTTGGTCTTTAATCGCACCAAAATTATTATTCTTTGGTGTCCTTTTTTTAACCGCTAAATATTTACTTAATCCTTTGCTAGCATTTGCGAAAAAAATTATTGCCTTAGAGGCTGAAGCTGCCATGGCATTAATTTTATGCTTTACCTTTGCAGTTTTTGCTGAAGAAACAGGACTCAGTGCAGTCATAGGTTCTTTCTTCATTGGTCTTTTATTATCACGTACCAGTTCTAAAAAAGCGATTGAACACCCAATGTCAATTATCGGCTATGCCTTTTTTATTCCCGTCTTTTTTGTTTCTATTGGCTTAAATATTGATTTAAGTTCTTTTGCTGATTACACTCTAATGATTATTTTGATGACTCTTTTAGCAACTGCTACTAAATTAATTGGTGGCTTTTTAGGTAGCTATGTGTTTAAACTATCCACACATCAATCACTAGTTGTTGGAGCTGGTATGGTTTCCCGTGGTGAAATGGCACTCATCATTATTAATATGGGACACGGCCTTCATTTAGTGAATCAAGGCCAATATTCAGCCATTATTGTCGCGATTATTTTGACCACACTGGTATCACCATTCTTAATTAAATATGCCATTGACCGTGAAACAATCGCACAAAAAAAGAATCCCGTTAAGGATTCTTTTTTATTTTTATTTTTATTTAATTGTGACAGATACTTGACGCCGTCCCCATTGATAGCATTGTTCAACAGTTGGAAAATGAACATCAATAATATTACCTTTAATCGCTCCACCAGTATCGGCAGCAATAGCTAA
- a CDS encoding 3D domain-containing protein, which produces MKSKRLLVSVISALMVTIFPLQVFAAESAKEIEAKKESAQISGKIDKTLQQANEKYREIESLQTDVKETQNKIKETQASIKTTENSIKKRTDAMGSRMKNIQINESSFNLFDTLMNADSFSDFVSRLHAVTVIQDAERMKVETLASDKEKLEKLQADLATNQQSLVTQEESLAQEKQELDKDVATLKKELADNQGLLETLSKDRIVKEAMEKKAQADKEKAKKQHQAAKEAEANKVVAATTNADKQAESNSQTSQEPKQPEMTTSTSGGGRTMMMESTAYSYSEAGLTPFTATGLDLRENPNAIAVDPSVIPLGSIVEVSGYGLAIAADTGGAIKGNIIDVHFPTVEQCYQWGRRQVSVTIK; this is translated from the coding sequence GTGAAAAGTAAAAGGCTGTTGGTATCAGTAATATCTGCACTTATGGTAACGATTTTTCCACTTCAAGTTTTTGCCGCAGAATCGGCAAAAGAAATTGAAGCGAAAAAGGAAAGTGCCCAAATTAGTGGGAAAATTGACAAAACTCTTCAACAAGCAAATGAAAAGTATCGTGAAATTGAATCATTGCAGACAGATGTTAAAGAAACACAAAATAAAATTAAAGAAACACAAGCAAGTATTAAGACAACTGAAAATAGCATAAAAAAACGGACGGACGCCATGGGTAGCCGAATGAAAAATATCCAAATCAATGAATCGTCATTTAATCTATTTGACACATTAATGAATGCGGATAGTTTTTCAGACTTCGTTAGTCGCTTGCATGCTGTTACTGTGATTCAAGATGCTGAACGAATGAAAGTTGAAACATTAGCGTCTGATAAAGAAAAGTTAGAAAAATTACAAGCTGATTTGGCTACTAATCAACAATCATTAGTTACGCAAGAAGAGTCTTTAGCACAAGAGAAGCAAGAGTTAGATAAAGATGTAGCGACACTAAAAAAAGAACTAGCTGATAATCAGGGCTTATTAGAGACTTTATCTAAAGACCGTATTGTGAAAGAAGCTATGGAGAAAAAAGCTCAAGCTGATAAAGAAAAAGCTAAGAAACAACATCAAGCTGCAAAAGAAGCTGAAGCGAATAAAGTGGTTGCTGCTACAACAAATGCAGACAAACAAGCAGAATCTAATAGTCAAACAAGTCAAGAGCCCAAACAACCAGAAATGACGACTTCAACCTCAGGTGGGGGGCGTACGATGATGATGGAGTCAACGGCTTATTCATATTCTGAAGCTGGATTAACACCATTTACAGCAACAGGTCTTGATTTACGTGAAAATCCTAATGCAATTGCGGTTGATCCAAGTGTTATTCCATTAGGTTCAATTGTTGAGGTATCTGGCTATGGTTTAGCTATTGCTGCCGATACTGGTGGAGCGATTAAAGGTAATATTATTGATGTTCATTTTCCAACTGTTGAACAATGCTATCAATGGGGACGGCGTCAAGTATCTGTCACAATTAAATAA
- a CDS encoding nucleoside 2-deoxyribosyltransferase, whose protein sequence is MTQSIYFASPLFSSMERNYNASLVKELRTAYPVLDIYLPQEQLAINDKASYADSKMIATYDTEALLASKLMIAVLDGPTIDVGVASEIGVAYQASIPIIGLFTDSRQQGADNHDKLQALSEIGESQFPYANLYTIGLIKLNGTVVADETALIEAIPNYLPEINEHFC, encoded by the coding sequence ATGACACAATCAATTTATTTTGCCAGCCCACTTTTTTCAAGTATGGAACGAAATTATAATGCTTCTTTAGTTAAAGAATTAAGAACTGCCTATCCGGTTTTAGATATCTACCTACCTCAAGAACAACTCGCAATCAATGATAAAGCAAGTTATGCTGATTCAAAAATGATTGCAACTTATGATACAGAGGCATTACTTGCCAGCAAGTTGATGATTGCTGTCTTAGATGGTCCAACAATTGATGTTGGTGTAGCCTCAGAAATTGGTGTCGCTTATCAAGCGAGTATCCCAATTATTGGATTATTTACAGATTCTCGTCAGCAAGGAGCAGATAATCACGACAAACTACAAGCATTATCCGAAATTGGAGAATCTCAATTTCCATATGCTAACCTTTATACAATTGGCTTAATTAAACTAAACGGGACGGTTGTCGCTGATGAAACAGCCTTAATTGAGGCTATTCCGAATTATCTACCCGAAATTAACGAACACTTTTGTTAG
- a CDS encoding ABC transporter ATP-binding protein codes for MFSLLKYAKNYRKELILGPLFKLFEAIFELLLPICMARLIDQGINQQHRPAILFYGGLMLLMSVIGLGCVLICQYYASVASQGFGTELRKEMMHKINQFSHKELDEVGTSTLVTRMTNDINQLQLALAMLIRLVIRAPFLSIGSIIMAFYIDPQSAVIFLIVLPLFSLLLYIIIKRTVPLYKNVQQTIDHLNEDVAENLSGVRVIRSFAKTHDRETQFIAISNNLANAYIRVANWSANLNPLTTFMMNSAVIALLYFGGLSVNSGRLQQGDVLALINYMTQMLLALIVVSNLVVIFTRAAASNQRVMAILAIEPVIQTDNHSNDTSWQADSAIKFTNISFRYTEKSGAALQNISFSVKKGQTLGITGPTGSGKSTLVDLIPKFYTATSGTITINNHPIDDYTTGELRQHIAVVPQVSQLFSGTIRSNLLLGNPKATDADCLKALTIAQCDDFVLNLANGLDEPVQARGKNFSGGQRQRLTIARALVAQPDILILDDSLSALDYKTDLALRQALKTQLSKLTLIIVSQRMSSIEHANSILVLDDGREVGLGTHHELLENSIVYQKLVQSQQQTTTKGGE; via the coding sequence ATGTTCTCACTACTAAAATACGCTAAAAATTACCGTAAAGAATTAATTTTAGGCCCCTTATTCAAGTTATTCGAAGCTATTTTTGAACTATTACTACCAATTTGTATGGCTCGTTTAATTGACCAAGGAATTAATCAACAACACCGACCGGCTATCTTATTCTATGGTGGTTTAATGCTCTTGATGTCTGTCATTGGTTTAGGCTGTGTTCTCATTTGCCAATACTACGCTTCCGTTGCTTCCCAAGGTTTTGGGACTGAACTTAGAAAAGAAATGATGCACAAAATCAATCAGTTTTCTCATAAGGAATTAGATGAAGTTGGCACGTCAACATTGGTAACGCGTATGACAAATGATATTAATCAACTTCAGCTAGCTTTAGCAATGCTCATTCGTTTAGTCATCCGAGCACCTTTTTTGAGTATTGGTTCAATTATTATGGCATTTTACATTGACCCACAATCGGCTGTCATCTTTTTAATTGTGCTACCTTTATTTTCTTTGCTTTTATATATTATTATTAAACGGACTGTCCCCTTGTATAAAAACGTCCAGCAAACTATTGATCATCTCAATGAAGATGTTGCCGAAAATTTATCAGGTGTCCGTGTAATTCGTTCATTCGCTAAAACTCACGACCGTGAAACGCAATTCATTGCTATTAGCAATAATTTAGCTAACGCTTATATCCGTGTAGCAAACTGGTCAGCAAATTTAAATCCACTGACAACTTTTATGATGAATAGTGCTGTAATTGCCTTACTCTATTTTGGTGGTTTATCCGTCAACTCTGGCAGACTACAGCAAGGTGATGTCTTAGCTTTGATTAATTACATGACCCAAATGCTGTTAGCCTTAATTGTTGTGTCCAATTTAGTCGTTATTTTCACCCGTGCAGCTGCTTCCAATCAGCGAGTGATGGCCATTTTAGCAATCGAACCTGTGATTCAAACCGATAATCATAGTAATGATACTTCTTGGCAAGCAGACTCTGCCATAAAGTTTACCAATATTAGCTTTCGCTACACAGAAAAATCTGGTGCAGCTTTACAGAATATTTCGTTCTCAGTAAAAAAAGGACAAACATTAGGTATCACTGGACCAACTGGAAGTGGTAAAAGTACTCTAGTTGACCTTATTCCTAAATTTTATACTGCAACGTCTGGTACGATAACTATTAATAATCACCCAATTGACGATTACACAACTGGTGAACTAAGACAACATATCGCTGTCGTCCCACAAGTCAGTCAATTATTTAGCGGGACTATTCGTAGTAACTTACTCTTAGGAAATCCTAAAGCAACAGATGCTGATTGCCTGAAAGCACTAACTATCGCTCAATGCGATGACTTTGTACTCAATTTAGCTAATGGGCTTGATGAACCTGTTCAAGCACGAGGTAAAAATTTTTCTGGTGGGCAACGTCAACGCTTGACCATTGCCCGTGCATTAGTCGCACAACCGGATATCTTAATTCTTGATGACAGTCTAAGTGCCTTAGATTATAAAACTGATTTGGCTCTACGCCAAGCACTTAAAACCCAACTTAGTAAATTGACCCTAATCATCGTTTCGCAGCGGATGTCATCAATTGAACATGCGAATAGTATTCTAGTCCTAGATGATGGCCGGGAAGTCGGATTAGGTACTCATCATGAATTACTAGAAAATTCAATAGTTTACCAAAAACTCGTACAATCACAACAGCAAACGACAACAAAAGGTGGTGAGTAA